The following proteins come from a genomic window of Sorex araneus isolate mSorAra2 chromosome 1, mSorAra2.pri, whole genome shotgun sequence:
- the LOC101544212 gene encoding olfactory receptor 13C7-like has protein sequence LLAMMAYDHYVAICWPPRYPELVSMRVCVWMAVLSWGTGFTNSLLQSSFTWSLPFCGHHVINHFCEILAVVKLACGDISLNALLLMVATIILTFTPFLLICLSYIFILATIVRVPSAAGRRKAFSTCSAHLTVVVIFYGAIGFMYFNPSAKDPQWDKIITLLYGIVTPSLNPINYSLRNAEVKAAASALLRGDLLSRKLSHLSCWPPTRSG, from the coding sequence CTCCTGGCCATGATGGCCTATGACCACTATGTGGCCATTTGCTGGCCACCGCGGTACCCGGAGCTCGTGAGCATGAGAGTCTGTGTGTGGATGGCCGTGCTGAGCTGGGGGACAGGCTTTACCAACTCACTGCTACAGTCTAGTTTCACTTGGAGCCTCCCCTTCTGTGGCCACCATGTCATCAACCACTTCTGTGAGATCTTGGCTGTGGTCAAACTGGCCTGTGGGGACATCTCTCTCAATGCCCTGCTATTGATGGTGGCCACCATCATCCTGACGTTCACCCCATTTCTGCTCATCTGCCTGTCCTACATCTTCATCCTGGCCACCATTGTCAGGGTCCCCTCTGCTGCAGGCCGGcgcaaagccttctccacctgctctGCCCACCTCACTGTGGTGGTGATTTTCTATGGGGCCATTGGCTTCATGTACTTCAACCCCAGTGCCAAGGACCCCCAGTGGGATAAGATCATCACTCTGTTGTATGGGATCGTGACCCCCTCCCTGAACCCCATCAACTACAGCCTGCGCAATGCAGAGGTGAAGGCTGCTGCCTCCGCGCTGCTTCGGGGAGACCTGCTCTCCAGGAAGCTGTCCCACCTCTCCTGCTGGCCtcccacacgctcgggctga